The Solibacillus sp. FSL R7-0682 genome includes a window with the following:
- a CDS encoding nucleoside-diphosphate sugar epimerase → MDLQSLQQRLLKELQQDQNIELKKCMHFSIPIHTIEVSYHPIMRSAMDILMKMMLLSFQRAKLKNAELLADILLVEPLFIHDLTNKMIRLGMIEKGDYYSLTSKGEDQLLAGIFEEELELTSNFLQFSPLHQAVLEGDIEAFTELEEFPEEFPYIELEEIEGIEESLLIEKLQRLIGEESDEQEIPTFITSIASTESIQINDIPILCFILYNQKQQLHFVRVYNTLTNIWDEQLEAIVHEHEKTSWAQS, encoded by the coding sequence ATGGATTTACAAAGCTTACAACAACGACTTTTAAAAGAGCTTCAACAAGACCAAAATATCGAGCTTAAAAAATGCATGCACTTTTCCATCCCGATTCATACAATTGAAGTGAGCTACCATCCGATCATGCGAAGTGCGATGGATATATTAATGAAAATGATGCTGCTCTCCTTTCAGCGTGCAAAGCTTAAAAATGCCGAGCTATTAGCAGATATTTTGCTAGTCGAACCGTTATTTATTCACGATTTAACGAATAAGATGATTCGCTTAGGAATGATTGAAAAAGGGGACTATTATTCGTTAACATCAAAAGGAGAAGATCAATTACTAGCAGGCATTTTTGAAGAGGAATTAGAGCTTACATCAAACTTTTTACAATTTAGCCCACTTCATCAAGCTGTGTTAGAAGGGGATATTGAAGCATTCACGGAGCTAGAGGAATTTCCTGAAGAATTTCCATATATAGAATTAGAAGAAATTGAAGGCATAGAAGAATCCTTGCTTATCGAAAAGCTCCAACGATTAATAGGCGAAGAAAGCGATGAACAAGAAATTCCAACATTTATTACGAGTATTGCATCAACAGAATCGATACAAATAAATGACATTCCGATTCTCTGCTTTATTTTATATAATCAAAAACAGCAACTTCATTTTGTTCGCGTCTATAATACGTTAACAAATATATGGGACGAACAGCTAGAAGCGATTGTACACGAACATGAAAAAACATCGTGGGCACAATCTTAA
- a CDS encoding tyrosine-type recombinase/integrase: MQKVDVKIDTFTDNQINQMLAFYRGQKKKHQSYSSYRNYLIILVLLGTGIRRKELIMLKWDDVDFNNQTLNVYGKNRKYETVFLTDKLTKELLAFKAFSNNAFKDETNHVFVTHKNIPFTINTIDYVFRELKMKMNFKNIRVSPHTFRHSYCHRLVMSGTSAFAIQKLMRHENITTTMRYVNLWGSELKQENDKHNPLNSFDF; the protein is encoded by the coding sequence ATGCAGAAAGTAGACGTTAAGATAGATACGTTTACAGACAATCAGATTAATCAAATGTTGGCTTTCTATCGTGGTCAAAAGAAGAAACATCAATCCTATAGTAGTTACCGTAATTACTTAATCATCTTAGTGTTACTAGGGACAGGTATTCGTAGGAAAGAGTTAATTATGTTGAAGTGGGACGATGTAGACTTTAATAATCAGACACTTAACGTGTACGGTAAGAATCGTAAATATGAGACGGTATTTTTAACGGACAAGTTAACAAAAGAATTATTAGCATTTAAGGCTTTCTCAAATAATGCCTTTAAAGATGAAACTAATCATGTATTTGTCACTCATAAGAATATACCGTTCACAATCAATACGATTGACTACGTATTTAGAGAATTAAAAATGAAGATGAATTTTAAGAACATTCGAGTATCACCCCACACTTTTAGACATTCCTATTGTCACCGTTTAGTCATGAGTGGTACTTCTGCATTCGCTATACAGAAACTAATGCGACATGAAAACATTACTACAACTATGCGTTATGTGAATTTGTGGGGTAGCGAGTTAAAACAGGAAAATGACAAACATAATCCATTAAATAGTTTTGATTTTTAA
- a CDS encoding SU10 major capsid protein, which translates to MTQIQSTTYFTPAEQVSLSQELAILGVQSTPLTSLLLSKGNVEKAMAVVHSWREQTLDTTDDISFTEGSETTVFQASVRRELNNMLQIFKKAVSISGTAQAMKIDEFPSEIKNRLLELKINLEKTLINGLKDDASTSGVRKMSGLIEFADANNAVTGRVNDAGQLLVSTLEKLWNNNLIDGEQYVMVNAQAKQAIDAQFESQYRYIDKTTTFGLVVRAIETNFGIVNVVLSKHVPVDKAVVFNIEYLDLVALREATFEPLAKTGDSTKGQVVGEYSLKVGSPKAVGVITFA; encoded by the coding sequence ATGACACAAATTCAATCAACTACTTACTTCACTCCAGCGGAACAAGTTTCATTATCTCAAGAATTAGCAATTTTAGGTGTGCAATCTACTCCGTTAACATCTCTATTACTTTCTAAAGGTAATGTGGAAAAAGCAATGGCAGTAGTACATTCATGGAGAGAACAAACTTTAGATACTACAGATGATATTTCATTTACAGAAGGTTCTGAAACTACTGTATTCCAAGCGTCTGTACGTCGTGAATTAAACAACATGTTACAAATCTTTAAGAAAGCAGTTTCTATTTCTGGTACTGCTCAAGCAATGAAAATTGATGAATTCCCATCTGAAATTAAAAATCGTCTATTAGAATTAAAAATCAACTTAGAGAAAACTCTTATCAACGGTTTAAAAGACGATGCATCTACTTCTGGTGTACGTAAAATGTCTGGTTTAATAGAATTCGCTGACGCTAACAATGCGGTAACAGGTCGTGTAAATGATGCGGGTCAATTACTAGTTTCTACGTTAGAAAAATTATGGAATAACAACTTAATTGATGGTGAGCAATATGTAATGGTTAATGCTCAAGCAAAACAAGCAATTGATGCTCAATTTGAATCTCAATACCGTTACATTGACAAAACTACTACTTTTGGTTTAGTTGTACGTGCTATCGAAACTAACTTCGGAATTGTTAACGTAGTATTATCTAAACATGTACCAGTAGATAAAGCAGTAGTATTTAACATCGAATATTTAGACTTAGTTGCTTTACGTGAAGCAACATTCGAACCACTTGCTAAAACAGGTGACTCTACTAAGGGTCAAGTTGTTGGTGAGTACTCTTTAAAAGTTGGTTCTCCAAAAGCAGTAGGCGTAATTACTTTCGCATAA
- a CDS encoding helix-turn-helix domain-containing protein: MRRTKGITLKELSQHMNVSIAYISYFEKGKRNFDSNKLTKYSNYIIKK; encoded by the coding sequence ATGAGACGTACTAAAGGAATTACTTTAAAAGAACTATCGCAACATATGAATGTGTCAATTGCTTATATATCTTACTTTGAAAAAGGTAAACGTAACTTTGACTCAAATAAATTAACTAAATATTCAAACTATATCATTAAAAAATAA
- a CDS encoding phage terminase large subunit family protein — protein MKTNRFVNILKARQGGISTFVLAKALWRAITKENENILIVSYKNDSAMALFEKLKQMNDMLPRENYPDVFSEVRRDNRNELFFKNGSRIRSVVAGHKDVGRGSTYTYIHLSEFAFYANQEKQLLSVEQSLAKGNNSQLTIESTSNGISNHHYRISMQGLKGQSKYVSYFIPFYHKLYKKQFAYDYDEAEKWHKAVFKKRLTKEDCDDMELALLEQGANLKQLMWRRFKISDMENEQQFQQEYPSNALESFISTGNSVFDQSKVLNRISYANTPMDKKDVTPFIPVDLHKYVGRGLDVFLLPKKGVKYYFGVDTASGGGGDFSSITCLNKDGEQMFSFYHNRVPVYEFAHIIYTLGIYYNYAFLTVERNSYGLPVIERLRKERGYLNMYKMKQFDQKGKKKLEIGYMTTEKSKAIMISDFKEQFELNYVRIDCKTTLQQMQMFIEINGKLGNKRGSSDVHHDDLVISTSLAIQGIKANKWYVQ, from the coding sequence ATGAAAACTAATCGTTTTGTTAATATTCTTAAAGCACGTCAGGGTGGAATATCTACTTTTGTATTAGCAAAGGCACTATGGAGAGCAATTACAAAGGAAAATGAGAATATACTAATTGTATCGTATAAAAATGATAGTGCAATGGCGCTATTTGAGAAGTTAAAACAAATGAATGATATGTTACCTAGAGAAAATTATCCAGATGTATTCAGTGAGGTAAGACGTGATAACCGTAATGAATTATTCTTTAAAAATGGTTCTCGTATTCGAAGTGTAGTAGCGGGACATAAAGATGTTGGACGTGGTTCTACTTATACATACATACATTTATCGGAATTTGCCTTCTATGCTAATCAAGAAAAACAACTATTATCTGTAGAGCAGTCACTAGCAAAGGGTAATAACTCACAATTAACAATAGAATCTACTTCAAATGGTATTAGTAACCATCATTACAGAATTAGTATGCAAGGTTTAAAAGGACAATCTAAGTATGTATCATATTTCATTCCTTTCTACCACAAGTTATATAAGAAACAATTCGCTTATGACTATGATGAAGCGGAAAAATGGCATAAGGCAGTATTTAAAAAGCGATTAACAAAAGAAGATTGTGACGATATGGAATTGGCGCTATTAGAACAGGGTGCTAACTTAAAACAATTAATGTGGAGACGGTTCAAGATTAGCGATATGGAAAATGAACAACAATTCCAACAAGAATATCCATCTAATGCGCTAGAATCGTTTATCAGTACAGGTAATAGTGTATTTGACCAATCTAAAGTATTAAATCGTATAAGTTATGCTAATACACCAATGGATAAGAAAGATGTTACTCCATTCATTCCAGTTGACTTGCACAAATATGTAGGTCGTGGATTGGATGTTTTTTTATTGCCTAAAAAGGGAGTTAAATACTATTTTGGAGTAGATACTGCATCTGGTGGAGGAGGAGACTTCTCTAGTATCACATGTCTCAATAAAGATGGTGAACAGATGTTTAGTTTCTATCATAATCGTGTACCAGTGTATGAATTTGCTCATATTATCTATACGTTAGGTATTTATTATAACTATGCATTTCTTACTGTAGAGCGTAACAGTTATGGATTACCTGTAATTGAACGCTTAAGAAAAGAACGTGGTTATTTAAATATGTATAAAATGAAGCAATTCGACCAAAAAGGTAAAAAGAAATTAGAAATAGGTTATATGACCACCGAAAAGAGTAAGGCTATCATGATTAGTGACTTTAAAGAACAATTCGAATTGAACTATGTACGTATTGACTGTAAAACAACGCTACAACAAATGCAAATGTTCATTGAAATTAACGGTAAATTAGGTAATAAAAGAGGTTCTAGTGACGTACACCATGATGACTTAGTAATTAGTACAAGTTTGGCGATACAAGGAATTAAAGCGAATAAATGGTATGTACAATAA
- a CDS encoding phage portal protein, with product MSTLEEYIASKYKGNKFWFKDEIAQFINYNRIHETREYKEYLDGQHDILNNPNYMYNGQLVSPRKIVINLAKTIINFKTQYLLKNPVNLVGDVELVKQLNMVNKLGKFDNKNEKILNHMIKYGQVSEYLFINNKGRIDSKIIDAESGTPIYNRTKELIGFIEFNQFDGKNYYTVYSENAVEEYNDLSGSLQLVKSSPNLSGLPVVYTVEDDLVSNKGRSDLKDYINILDNMEDLLSKYTESFYKFMNPIPVAIGQQLETTVPQNVVSGGFNLDDGADFKLVSNEMDYKTFESVYKTLNQTLLDVSSTPAVSMNKTDISNLSEVSIKLLFSLADTNAGVLENYIMDGLTERYEKVAKLLGYKGIKITDEQLVTLEFKFVYNTPSNHKEILDNMKTQYDMGAISTETIIDNSPYVNDKLVELTRLQDVPVPVVENETVSV from the coding sequence ATGTCTACATTGGAAGAATATATAGCATCCAAATATAAAGGTAATAAGTTTTGGTTTAAAGATGAAATCGCTCAATTCATTAACTATAACCGTATACATGAAACTAGAGAGTATAAAGAGTATTTAGATGGTCAACATGATATTCTTAATAATCCTAATTATATGTATAATGGTCAATTGGTTTCGCCACGTAAAATTGTGATTAATTTAGCGAAAACTATCATTAACTTTAAAACTCAATATTTACTAAAGAATCCTGTTAACCTTGTAGGTGACGTGGAGTTAGTAAAACAATTAAATATGGTAAATAAATTAGGTAAATTCGATAATAAAAATGAAAAAATTTTAAATCATATGATTAAATATGGTCAAGTATCTGAATATCTATTTATTAATAACAAGGGACGTATTGATTCTAAGATTATTGACGCTGAATCTGGTACACCAATTTATAACCGTACTAAGGAATTGATTGGTTTCATTGAATTTAACCAATTTGATGGAAAGAATTATTACACTGTTTATAGTGAAAATGCAGTTGAGGAGTATAATGATTTATCTGGTAGTTTACAATTAGTAAAGTCTAGCCCCAATTTAAGTGGCTTACCTGTAGTTTATACAGTAGAAGATGATTTAGTATCTAATAAAGGACGTAGTGATTTAAAGGATTATATTAATATTCTTGATAATATGGAAGATTTACTAAGTAAGTATACGGAATCTTTCTATAAGTTTATGAATCCTATTCCTGTAGCAATTGGTCAACAATTAGAAACTACTGTTCCACAAAACGTTGTATCTGGTGGTTTTAACTTAGATGATGGTGCTGACTTTAAACTAGTAAGTAATGAAATGGATTATAAGACGTTTGAAAGTGTATATAAGACGTTAAATCAGACTCTATTAGATGTAAGTTCAACTCCAGCCGTATCAATGAATAAAACGGATATTAGTAACTTGTCTGAAGTATCTATTAAGTTACTGTTTAGTTTAGCAGATACAAATGCGGGTGTATTAGAGAATTACATCATGGATGGATTAACTGAAAGATATGAAAAGGTTGCTAAGTTATTAGGTTATAAAGGTATTAAGATAACTGATGAGCAATTAGTAACGTTAGAGTTTAAATTTGTATACAATACTCCATCTAATCATAAAGAGATTTTAGATAATATGAAAACTCAATATGATATGGGTGCAATTAGTACTGAAACTATTATTGACAATAGCCCATATGTAAACGATAAGTTAGTAGAATTAACAAGGTTACAAGACGTACCTGTTCCTGTAGTAGAAAATGAAACAGTATCCGTATAA
- the metA gene encoding homoserine O-acetyltransferase MetA, with protein MPINIPKQLPAGELLKKEKIFVMEEDRAKTQQIRPLNILVFNLMPEKEKTELQLLRLLGNTPLQVDVTFLNTATYESKNVSKSHLDTFYQTFDEIKHRRYDGMIITGAPVEKMDFEAVGYWKEITEVMDWANKNVTSIMYICWGAQAALYHRYGIGKFELPKKCSGVYSHVITDLTVDLVRGFSDEYVAPHSRHTSVSIDEVRAHPDLRLLSYSDDAGVFIVQSKNNKHIMITGHLEYDATTLSDEYFRDIQKDPDNTDIPVNYFPNNDPSKEPKNSWRAHSHLLFYNWLNYYVYQETPYHWHYVDEPLEYYI; from the coding sequence ATGCCAATCAATATACCAAAACAGCTACCTGCTGGAGAGCTTTTAAAAAAAGAGAAGATTTTCGTTATGGAAGAAGACCGCGCGAAAACGCAGCAAATTCGTCCACTGAACATATTAGTATTTAATCTAATGCCAGAAAAAGAAAAAACTGAGTTACAGTTACTACGTTTACTTGGTAATACACCTTTACAAGTGGATGTGACTTTTTTAAATACGGCGACATACGAATCAAAGAATGTGTCAAAGTCTCATTTAGACACATTTTATCAAACATTTGATGAAATTAAGCATCGACGTTATGACGGAATGATTATTACTGGGGCACCCGTTGAGAAGATGGATTTTGAAGCGGTCGGTTACTGGAAAGAAATTACCGAAGTGATGGATTGGGCAAATAAAAACGTGACGTCCATCATGTATATATGTTGGGGGGCACAAGCAGCGCTTTATCACCGTTATGGCATTGGGAAGTTTGAATTACCGAAAAAATGCTCGGGTGTGTATTCACACGTTATTACCGATTTAACCGTTGATTTAGTGCGCGGCTTTAGTGATGAATATGTAGCCCCACATTCCCGCCATACATCGGTTTCCATTGATGAGGTTCGAGCACATCCAGATTTACGTTTATTAAGCTATTCAGATGATGCAGGTGTCTTTATCGTCCAATCAAAAAACAATAAGCATATTATGATCACAGGCCACTTAGAGTACGATGCGACAACACTTTCGGATGAATATTTCCGAGATATTCAAAAGGACCCTGACAATACGGACATTCCAGTAAACTATTTCCCGAATAATGACCCGAGTAAAGAACCGAAAAATAGCTGGCGTGCCCATTCTCACTTGTTGTTTTATAACTGGTTGAACTACTATGTCTACCAAGAAACGCCGTATCATTGGCATTATGTTGATGAACCATTAGAGTATTATATATAA
- a CDS encoding DUF3600 domain-containing protein, whose product MDNQFKQELSKIEIPTELHERSKLGIHKAKSEMGGKLNRFVKKRLAIASICACLMIPTGAYAYQALLADDLYGSFENLKKHVASITIESYLLFNAKLDRAKGDLGKQEYEQFKELLQVITSSKLEYGDKNGNIDYTQIPEEQVEKIKRAIGEVQPYFDKLNGQPSSKEVLTAEEFEQYLQALMTYEITMAKVGVSSPPDIASVPAELKEEFIKAQDYLQYVNEKQMGNYN is encoded by the coding sequence ATGGATAATCAATTTAAGCAAGAGCTGTCAAAAATCGAAATTCCTACAGAGCTTCATGAAAGAAGTAAACTGGGTATTCATAAAGCGAAATCGGAAATGGGTGGTAAACTAAATCGTTTCGTGAAAAAGCGGTTAGCTATTGCGAGTATTTGTGCTTGTTTAATGATTCCAACGGGTGCATATGCGTATCAAGCCTTACTTGCCGATGATTTATACGGTTCGTTTGAAAATCTAAAAAAACATGTGGCAAGTATTACAATCGAAAGTTACTTGTTATTTAATGCGAAATTAGATCGAGCAAAAGGTGATTTAGGAAAACAAGAGTATGAGCAATTTAAGGAATTATTACAAGTCATTACAAGTTCAAAACTGGAATATGGGGATAAGAACGGTAACATCGATTACACGCAAATCCCTGAAGAACAAGTAGAAAAAATTAAACGAGCAATAGGAGAAGTACAACCCTACTTTGACAAATTAAATGGGCAACCATCAAGCAAAGAGGTTTTAACCGCTGAAGAATTCGAACAATACTTGCAAGCATTAATGACCTATGAAATAACGATGGCCAAAGTAGGTGTTTCCAGTCCACCTGATATTGCTTCAGTTCCTGCCGAGTTGAAAGAGGAATTCATTAAGGCACAAGATTACTTACAATATGTAAATGAGAAGCAAATGGGAAATTATAATTAA
- a CDS encoding sigma-70 family RNA polymerase sigma factor has product MKQERLVKKAQKGNDKAYLTLFQQYEADIYRMAYVYVKNKDDALDLVQEVAYQSFKKIGTLKNPEYLKTWLMKITINCSLNLLNTNKKVIPLSLGFEVITGAEDEDIALTLSLQELIDTLKEDEKSIILLKYYDDRTLKEISEILDIPLGTAKSILYRALDKLRQNAKEVGNYG; this is encoded by the coding sequence ATGAAACAGGAACGCTTAGTAAAAAAAGCGCAAAAAGGAAATGATAAAGCGTACTTGACCCTTTTCCAGCAGTACGAGGCAGATATATACCGAATGGCTTATGTCTATGTAAAAAATAAAGACGATGCATTAGATCTTGTTCAAGAAGTAGCTTATCAATCTTTTAAGAAAATCGGAACACTGAAAAATCCGGAGTATTTAAAAACTTGGCTAATGAAAATTACGATTAATTGTTCATTGAACTTACTCAATACAAACAAAAAAGTGATTCCACTAAGTTTAGGGTTTGAAGTGATTACTGGTGCAGAAGATGAAGATATTGCCCTTACTTTATCTTTACAGGAACTGATTGATACGTTGAAAGAGGATGAGAAAAGTATTATTTTACTTAAATATTATGACGATCGGACATTAAAAGAAATTTCAGAGATATTAGATATCCCCCTTGGTACCGCAAAGTCAATTTTATACCGCGCTTTAGATAAGCTTCGTCAAAATGCAAAGGAGGTAGGAAATTATGGATAA
- a CDS encoding phosphotransferase, whose translation MNNVLNKSIREDIFEAIISIWGLNILDFTIVDLGYMNLKWILKTDHGDFFAKQYNKSRYPEHMVEGLEISLNHQNTLYNSGIPCPELYTHNGKYVIKSTNDERFVLMKFCEGHNLKAGTANEQQMFHLGQIIGKMHMIINSNNRINIPLHWDVRTKESMFENWKERWNEAIRIDCQSTLSTLDTQRKIIEKNDVHIFSDCEIGWSHWDLFADNILFKNNLVSAILDFDRINYVYREFDISRPLLSFCIENGKIHLGCVAAFVKGYREFQPLSNQKLVRSFKLTWWKEAEWVSVKMQNSAVIKRFNEENVWVGDHWDHLEDIFAILD comes from the coding sequence ATGAACAATGTGTTGAATAAATCGATAAGAGAGGACATTTTCGAAGCAATTATTTCCATTTGGGGATTGAATATCCTCGATTTTACGATTGTTGATTTAGGTTATATGAATTTAAAATGGATACTTAAAACCGATCATGGAGATTTCTTTGCAAAGCAGTATAATAAATCACGTTATCCTGAACATATGGTCGAGGGATTAGAAATTTCATTAAATCATCAAAATACGCTCTATAATTCCGGGATACCTTGTCCAGAACTATATACTCATAACGGCAAATATGTAATAAAATCAACAAATGATGAGCGATTTGTATTAATGAAGTTTTGTGAAGGTCATAATCTTAAGGCAGGAACTGCAAATGAGCAACAAATGTTTCATTTGGGTCAAATTATTGGTAAAATGCACATGATTATAAATAGTAATAATCGAATAAATATACCACTTCACTGGGATGTTCGTACTAAAGAAAGTATGTTTGAAAACTGGAAGGAAAGATGGAATGAAGCAATTCGTATAGATTGCCAAAGTACACTATCTACACTAGATACACAAAGAAAAATCATTGAAAAAAACGATGTACATATTTTTTCGGATTGTGAAATTGGTTGGAGTCATTGGGACTTATTTGCAGATAACATTTTATTTAAAAATAATCTTGTCTCCGCAATTCTAGATTTCGATAGAATCAATTATGTTTACCGTGAGTTTGATATTTCAAGGCCACTTTTATCGTTTTGCATTGAAAACGGCAAGATTCATTTAGGTTGTGTTGCTGCCTTTGTTAAAGGCTATAGAGAATTTCAACCATTATCAAATCAAAAATTAGTGCGGTCTTTCAAATTAACTTGGTGGAAAGAAGCAGAATGGGTTAGCGTAAAAATGCAAAATTCAGCCGTTATAAAAAGATTTAATGAAGAAAACGTTTGGGTTGGCGATCATTGGGATCATCTCGAAGATATATTTGCTATACTAGATTAA
- a CDS encoding ABC transporter ATP-binding protein yields MIHIENIHLYRNEKIILDNLNWHVAKNEHWAILGLNGCGKTTLLKVINGYIWPNDGKVQVLGETYGQTYIPTLRRRIGWVSNVMLDHFNWRDSAIEIVLSGKFGALRLFEEVSEEEIANAVEIMKHFHCEHLANKEFEYLSQGERQRVQIARAIMAEPEILILDEPCGGLDILERENLLETIKQIATKENCPTLIYVTHHVEEILPCFTHVLLMKDGKDVAADVREAILTEECLSNFFGQPIRLQHERNRAWVALK; encoded by the coding sequence ATGATACATATTGAAAACATACATCTGTACCGTAATGAAAAAATCATTTTAGATAACTTAAACTGGCATGTAGCTAAGAATGAGCACTGGGCAATTTTAGGCTTAAATGGGTGTGGTAAAACGACGTTGTTAAAAGTAATTAACGGCTACATTTGGCCAAATGATGGAAAAGTTCAAGTACTTGGCGAAACGTATGGACAAACGTACATCCCTACCCTTCGAAGACGTATAGGTTGGGTTAGTAATGTGATGCTTGATCACTTTAATTGGCGGGATTCTGCAATTGAAATTGTATTAAGCGGCAAGTTTGGCGCCCTTCGATTATTTGAAGAAGTGTCTGAGGAAGAAATTGCAAACGCCGTTGAAATTATGAAGCATTTTCATTGTGAACATTTAGCAAATAAAGAATTTGAGTATTTATCACAAGGCGAACGTCAACGAGTCCAAATTGCGCGTGCGATAATGGCAGAGCCTGAAATTTTAATTTTAGATGAGCCATGTGGAGGACTTGATATTTTGGAACGTGAAAATTTACTTGAAACCATCAAACAGATTGCAACGAAGGAAAACTGTCCGACACTGATTTATGTTACACATCACGTAGAAGAGATTTTACCATGTTTTACCCATGTTTTATTAATGAAGGATGGTAAAGATGTAGCAGCTGATGTGCGGGAAGCGATTTTAACTGAAGAATGTTTAAGCAATTTCTTTGGGCAACCTATTCGTTTGCAGCATGAACGTAATCGGGCTTGGGTCGCTTTAAAATAA
- a CDS encoding polysaccharide deacetylase family protein, whose protein sequence is MKKTLVLLGIGIFLFSLLLLGTYKLMNSRTYQLFGGLTKQVETNQKVIALTFDDGPADNTNLILPLLEKYNAKATFFLIGAEIEKYPEEARRIAQEGHQIGNHTYSHNRMIFKTPSYYKDEIEKTDQLIQNTGYKGEIDVRPPNGKKLIGLPYYLKKHNRDTITWNLEPDTFYTTVSDKVKYVTENIEPGSIILLHPMYDKTGKAIQTIEGILHVLSKEGYTFVTVNELQDL, encoded by the coding sequence GTGAAAAAGACGTTGGTATTGCTTGGGATAGGAATTTTCTTATTTTCCCTACTATTGCTAGGCACTTATAAATTAATGAATTCTAGGACGTATCAGTTGTTTGGGGGCTTAACTAAACAAGTAGAGACGAATCAGAAAGTGATTGCTTTAACTTTTGATGATGGTCCAGCAGATAACACAAATCTGATATTACCGCTATTAGAAAAGTACAATGCTAAAGCTACCTTTTTTCTGATAGGTGCAGAGATTGAAAAATATCCAGAGGAAGCAAGAAGAATTGCACAAGAAGGACATCAAATTGGGAATCACACTTATTCACATAATCGAATGATTTTCAAAACACCCTCTTACTACAAAGATGAAATAGAAAAGACAGATCAATTGATTCAAAATACAGGTTACAAAGGGGAAATCGATGTTCGACCACCAAATGGGAAAAAGCTGATAGGGTTACCGTATTACCTAAAGAAACATAATAGAGACACTATAACTTGGAATCTTGAACCAGATACTTTTTACACAACGGTTTCTGATAAAGTTAAATATGTGACAGAGAATATTGAACCTGGTTCAATTATCTTGCTGCATCCAATGTACGATAAAACGGGAAAAGCAATCCAAACAATTGAAGGTATACTACATGTACTTTCAAAGGAAGGTTATACATTTGTTACTGTTAATGAACTTCAGGATTTATAA
- a CDS encoding SGNH/GDSL hydrolase family protein, with translation MKIALIGDSLTEGRPGVAFSNILKEQFPNITFINLGKPGESVISLFNRLMKTKLESDYDLAFLWIGVNDVYSKMLTVQAQPVAKDHDEFKDYYSKVLNLIMESSKKVVTVTPAIVGENIENASNNEIKELNKLIQSISAKHENVYFMNLNAIFLNHLSKVNSTDYISTKVIRVMMDIFYKKPSKIDKMSKKRGLHLTLDGIHLNSTGAQLVAESYASIINYLINEND, from the coding sequence TTGAAAATTGCATTAATAGGTGACAGTTTAACAGAAGGGCGTCCTGGAGTTGCTTTCTCTAACATACTTAAGGAACAGTTTCCAAACATTACTTTCATTAATCTTGGCAAACCCGGTGAATCGGTTATAAGTTTATTTAATCGTTTAATGAAAACAAAGTTAGAGAGTGATTATGATCTTGCTTTCCTTTGGATCGGGGTAAATGACGTATATTCAAAGATGCTAACGGTTCAAGCACAGCCCGTAGCGAAAGATCATGACGAATTCAAAGACTATTATTCCAAAGTACTAAACCTCATTATGGAATCCTCGAAAAAAGTTGTAACCGTTACGCCTGCAATCGTTGGTGAAAATATAGAGAATGCTTCAAATAATGAAATTAAAGAATTAAATAAACTGATCCAATCCATTTCCGCTAAACATGAAAATGTTTATTTTATGAATTTAAATGCAATATTTTTAAACCATCTTTCAAAAGTAAACAGCACAGATTATATCAGCACAAAAGTAATAAGAGTAATGATGGATATTTTCTATAAAAAGCCTTCAAAAATTGATAAGATGTCAAAAAAACGTGGTCTTCATCTTACTTTAGATGGTATACACCTCAATAGTACTGGAGCTCAATTAGTTGCAGAGTCTTATGCGTCTATTATTAATTACTTAATTAACGAAAACGATTAA